The following nucleotide sequence is from Deltaproteobacteria bacterium.
CGAGGATTCCGGCAACGAATGTGGATTTCCCCTTCTCGTTCTTTTCGATTATGAGCGTAGAAGGCGAGGACCGGAACTCATAACAGCCCCTCAAACACCCAAATCCATTGGTCTCAAATCTCTTGATTCTCATGGTTGAACTCGATCGTTTTGCCGGCTAGTGCTTCCAATCCCCACTCAAGGGCCTTCTCGACGGCTCTCAGTTGTTGCAGATTTTCGGTACTGTCGAGAAGCTCTTTCATCTTTCGGACAAAGAGCCCCTCTGTGGTGAGTTCGGTATCGACACCCCGAGTGTACCTCCGAAGATCGAACTTTTGCCTCAGCCCGGAAGTATCGAGTCTGGCCAGGAAATACCCCTCTCTTATGGATTCTTCATACACCCTCCATGCCAGTTGGTGGCTGCCCTGCCCCTCGATACGAATATGTACCAGGTCCGTAGCCTCGATCTTCTCTCGGTGGAGTCCCTTTTCGATTCTCTGCCGTAACGAATCGGCCCGTTTCAAACCGTTGCAATGGATCTTCACTTCCCTCACGGTTCTAGGCGCCACGCGGATTCTCTCTATGTTCTCGGGCCGGATTCCTCCCCTTTCGATCTCGCTTACAATAACACTCTTCTCCCCGAACTCTTCGGTCCTCAGACCATATGGACAACCCGATGAGGCTGCTCGGACTTTCCCTTCTTCGTCTCTGATCTCCTCCCCTTGATGGAAGTGCCCGAAGGCGATGTAGTCGAAATGCTGGGAGTGGACCTCCTCGCGGTTGAAACAGAGGGTTGCCTCGGCTTTGGATCCCCCGTTTTCTTCAAATGCTCCGTGGAGAAGAAGCACGTTCAGTCGCGTGGCGTCCTTTGGTATGGGAACCGCCAGAGGCCTTTCTCTTCTCAGCCCCCGCCCAATGTGGGGTATTCCTGTTATGGCGATATCGTCGCTTCCTGGAAGAAGGATCGAAGAGGAAGGCCCTTCTTTGAAGATATGGACATTCTCGGGCCAGGGGTTCATCCCGATTCCCTTGAGAAGCTCAGGATTATAGAGGCTGCTCACACCAAAACAATCCTGGTCTCCGGGCACGATGAAGATCTGAATATCCCCGGCACTCCGGAAGCAATCCTGGAGAAAACGCACACCCTCGAGACTCACGGTCCGCCCATCAAAGAGATCACCGGCAACAAGGACCGCACGGACCTCATACTCCCTGGCGACGGTTACGATCTTCTCCACCACCTGCTTCATCTCGTCTTCGAGGATCTTTCTTTTCTCTTCCGGGCACTGCCACTCGCGCTCGTAATCCCTGCTCTCAAAATGAAGGTCGGAAAACTGGAGGAACCTCAAAGCAAGCATGCGTCTTCCCCGAACTCATCTGTTATCGATAGACAGGTGGGATTTCCTGCATTTTTGATGCCAATTTGCGCATGGCGGGGCGGACCGCGTTCCGTGAAGCCACCGACCAGGATGGTTGAAATAGTCCACTCGGTTCTGATATGATTAGCCCTCGCAGCCGGGCCCTGGTGCAAAAAGGGAGAGACGGAAATGATTCTTCCCCTGATAGCCTTCTTCCTCCTCTACGGTTCCCTCCATCTGTATGTATTTGTGAAAGTGACAGACGCTTTGGTCCTTGGACCTGCCCTCTCTTTAATTCTGGCGGCTTTCATGGGCATAATGGTGGCCGCACCGCTTCTGGTCAGGATATCCACCAGCCGCGGGCTGAGCCTCCTGGCCCGGGCCATCTCGCACATCGGGTATACCTGGATGGGCCTTGCCTTTCTGTTCTTTTCGTTCTCTCTTCTTGTCGACCTCTTTCGTCTCACCCTTCATGGTACGGGGCTTCTTCTCCACAGGGATTTTTCGCCCTTCATCCATTCGCATCGATTGACCTTTACACTTCCCCTGCTCGTCACCCTGGCCATCGCCTCTTACGGCTGTCTTGAGGCCCGCAACATTAGGAACGAAACCCTGACCATCCAGAGCCCCAAGATTCCGCGAGAGAGCGGGGGGATGACCATCGTCGCCCTCTCTGATATCCATCTGGGGCTCCTCGCAAAAAGAGCGAGGCTGGAGAGAATCCTCGAACAAGTGAAGAGGGCGGAACCTGATATCCTTGTGTCCACGGGTGACCTCTTGGATGGACAGGTTGACGACCTGGAGGGTCTTGCAGAACCCCTCGGAGCCATCCATCCGCGATACGGAAAATTCGCGGTCACAGGCAATCACGAGTTTTACGCCGGCCTTGATCGGGCAATCGATTTCACGGAAAAGGCGGGCTTCACCGTGCTGAGGGGAGAGGCGGTCACGGTGGATGGAGTAAACATCGTCGGTTTCGACGATCCGACAGGCGAACACTTCGGCTTTGTCAGGGGTTCTTCAGAGAGAGAACTGCTTTCCAGTCTGCCCGAGGACAAATTCACTATCCTTCTGAAACACAGACCCGTTGTCGACGCCGGTGCATTGGGTCTCTTTGACCTGCAACTCTCAGGACACACCCACAATGGACAGATCTTCCCATTCGTCCTCATAACTCGGCTCTTCTTCCCGGTCGCAGCCGGACTCGTCCGGCTGGCCGAAGGCTCTCTTCTGTATGTGAGCAGAGGGGCAGGTACATGGGGTCCTCCGATACGGTTCCTCTCGACTCCTGAAATAACGGTGATCAGACTGCTTCACCGGTCGGATGAGAGGACGGGATGCCGGCCCGAGGGAAAAAAGGGGACTTGCTAGACGGTCATCTGAACGATACCACCGGTGTTTTGGAAGATGCCCTGGGAAAACCGGTATGCCTTCAGAGCCATCTGAATCTGGTTGTGAGTCTCCACAAAGCCCTCGGCCCACTCTCGGGAGCTGATCAGGTTGTTCTCATCCCGGTCCAGGGCAGAGAATTGTTCTGTAGTGCCGACAAACTCATCGGTTCCGACAAAACCATCTCCGTTTTTGTCGAGACTACACACTTCCTCGGAAAAGAACTCCCTCACAGCCCCGGTAAGCCTCGCATAGGATGAAGCCGAGAAGGAGAGCTCATTGTCAGATTGAGCCTTCTCCCCGGAGGCTTCCGAATCTTTCATCGGCCACCGGCGTTTCAGAAGATCCACGTAACGCTTCAGTTCGGAAGACTCAAGACGCTCATTGTCGTTCTGATCGATCCTCTGGAAGACCGCACTCGTACCGGAGAACTCCGATCTCTCCACGAGGCCGTCACCGTTCCGATCGTGTCTGGACCTGTAGTCCCCGGCAATCTCCGATTCGATCCGTTCCGCCAGGAAACGCCATCTCGGATTTACGGGCCGAATCTCAATCATCCCCGTTCATCTCTCTCCCGGGAAGCCCGCAAGTTTGCTGGCACCTGCCCACGAACTCCCCTTTCACAGCCTCTCAGGCCGAGTTTCTGGGACACCTCTTCATCGTTCCTTATCGGCAGAATTAGGGCAGAACTTTAGCCCCTTGTTTCAGGAACCGGACGACTCGAACGGTAGACTCCGTCTTCCGCAGGTTCGGTTCTGCTCCGACCGGAGCCGATCTGCCTCGGGCCCGTAACTCTCCGGAAGACTCCTCGGTCTACCTACAGCCCGCGAGAGACGGCCGACAGCCGCTCTCTCATCCGACCCAGGTTCTTCTCCATCTCCGAGATATCTCTCTGGATCCGCCTTCGCTCATCCGATTCCCTCGTTCTGGTAGCCGGTGGGGCCCCCGGCCATGTGGAGGTACTCCAGCGCGCCCCTGGATCTTTGTACGAGGCCCTTACCTTGTTTCCCCCGGCGTCGATGATGTACCAGAATCCACGTCGGCTGGTCAAGGAGACCCGACCCAGTGCCATTCTGGCCCTGGAGAGTTCCTTTTCGAGCCGTGAAATATCCTCGAGGAGGGCTCTTTTCTCCTCGGCCCGCCCCGCAGCATCCACCGGGGGGGTCTCACTCGGCGGAGAAGTCACGGCCTCCTCTGTGGAAAAATCACCCGCTCTCTTGGCGCCAGTGTCTTCCCCTGCCTTTTCAGAGAGATCTTGCTTTTCAGCCCGGCCGTAAGACTCCTTGGGTAGCTTGGCTGGATCGTCGGAAAACCAGACAGTCCCGCTCCCGTCCACCCACTTGTACACTTCGGTGTGTCCCGGGGGAGCGGAAAGTGAAAGGCCCAAAAAGACCGAGACGGCAAAAACAGAAACGAATCCCGAATATTTCACCTCTAACACCTCCCCAATTTTAATTATTATAGCACAACTTCTCCTCCTTTCTCCTCTGCCTTCCAAGGCCTTCCCACTCGAGCTTCGCGACTCCGGCATCCCCATCCGAGAGCGACACCGAGCAGGGGGTGTGCCACCCATCGACTAGTGCCGGGCGTCATCTGTTCCCCGCCGGCAGGCAGGGGTATGCTTCCCTGCCCGGAAGCATCGAATCCAAAGGGCGGAAACCTCGGGCTTTCCCGGAATTGACTTGGCCGGTGGTTTGGGCGTATTCTTGTGTACCCTTCCAGTGCGGGGATTGAGGGCCGGAAGAGAAAGGCCTCCATATCTCACGGGTAAGAGAGAATGAGAAACAGGCCGAAGGAAGAGCTCATCAACCGATTGGTCAGGGGGGTCGAAGGGATATGGGAGAGGCTTCTCTGGGAGACCTCGGTCAACGAAGCCCTGACCGATCTATCAAAGGCCTTGATATTGCCCAAGCCGATAGAGGAGATATCTCTTGCCATATTGGAGCACGCAAAGCGGATAACCGGCAGCCAGTTCGGATATGTCTCCTTCATCGACCCACGGACAGGCTACAACGTGAGTTCCACACTGACGAGGGACATCTGGGAGATCTGCCGGGTCCCGGACAAGGACGTGGTATTCAAAGAGTTCAAGGGCCTCTGGGGATGGGTGCTCAACCACGGCAAATCACTCCTTACCAACCAACCATCCTCTGATCCCAGATCCTCGGGCACTCCCGTGGGCCACGTGCCTATCCATCGATTCCTATCGGTCCCCGCCCTTCTGGATGGAACGCTGGTTGGACAGATCGCTCTTGCCAATCCGGGCCGTGACTACACCGAGCGGGATCTGGCGGTCATCGAACGGCTGGCGGCCCTTTATGCTCTTGCTGTCCAGCGCAAACGGAGCGAGGAGATACTCCAGAGCGCCAACGACGAACTGGAACACCGGGTAGAACAGAGGACGGCTCAGTTAAAGGGAGAAATAAGGGAACGCAAACTGGCGGAAAGAGCGCTTAGGGATTCGGAGAGACAGCTCAGGCGACTCTCCTCAGAGCTTCTTTCGGCCCAGGAGAAAGAGAGAAAGAGGATCGCCGCGGAGCTTCACGACAGCATCGGGCAGACACTGGCAGCCCTGAAGTTTCGAATGGAGAGTCTCGTGCAGCTGGCAAGCCAGGAAGTAACGGGGCATCTCACCGATTCTTTGACTTCTCTGATCTCAATGGTACAGGCCGCCATCGAGGAGGTCCGAAGGATCCAGTCGGACCTGCGCCCTTCGATCCTTGATGATCTCGGCATCGTTGCAACCATTGGGTGGTTTTGCAGGGAGTCCCAAAGGACCTACCCGGAAATCCGCATCGAGCAAGACATCACGGTCCAGGAAGATCAGGTGCCGGATATCGTGAAGACGGTCATTTTCCGCGTCCTCCAAGAGGCCCTGAACAACGTAACCAAACACAGCCGGGCCGATGCGGTACGCCTCTCTCTCAGAAAAACAAGAGGCTCCCTGGAATTGGTGGTTCAGGATAACGGCCGGGGCTTCGACGTGCAGACAACGAACAAGGGGTTGGGACTCGTCAGCATGAAGGAGCGAATCGAACTATCAGGTGGGAAGTTTTCCGTCCGGTCCACGAGGGCAAAGGGTACACTGATCCGGGCAACGTGGCGAACCGCTGTTATTTCGTGACCAGTCCCTTCTCTATGGCAAGGGCCGTCAATTCGGAAATACCGTGGAGGTTGAGCTTCTTCATGAGATTGGCCCGGTGTTTCTCCACGGTCTTGACGCTGATATAGAGGTAACCCGCGATCTCCTTGTTCCTGTAACCCTCGGCGATAAGTTTCAGGATCTCTTTCTCCCTCCGAGTCAGGGTATCCCATGGAGTTCCAATCCGGGCGGTCTTCTTTCCGGCCAGATACCCCTCTATCACCTTGTCTGAAACACCCGGGCTCAGATATGCCCTCCCCTTCAAGACGCTCTTGATCCCCATCAGCAGTTCATTCAACGTGGCATCCTTCAAGATGTATCCGTCCGCTCCTGCCCTCAAAGCTTCCAGGACGTATTCCTCGGTCTTGTGAACCGTCAAGGCGATGACCTTAGTCTCCGGATGCCGCTTCTTGATCTCTCTGATCGCGTCTATCCCGCTCATCCTCGGCAGGGAGAGATCAAGGAGCACGAGGTCGGGCGCGAGACTCTCAACAAACCGGACGGCTTCCCGGCCGTCCTCGGCCTCCCCCACCACGTCGAAATCAGCGTTGGAGGAGAGCATCGCCCGTAGGCCTTCCCTGAGTATCGTATGGTCCTCTGCAATGAGGATCCGCGGCTTCCCGCTCACTGCCCACTCCGCAATAAGAATGACCCCGCCCGTGAGGAACCGGACCCGCCGGCCCGCTCCAGACCACCTTCACCCCGCCCCCACTTACCGCCGCATCAGGGAAACTACAGTGTCAAGAGGCAGCAAATACAGGATACACCCTATTTATCACAAAGGTGATCATTCGTAAAGTTAACGCCAGAAGCCACAGCCCTCGAGGGCGAATCCTTATGGCGAAGTCTTGGTTGGCCGCCTCTGTAACCCGCAGGCTAGGGCTGGAATGGGAAGGATTTCAGGCGAGGATTCGGAGATACCTTTTCCGCAGCCACTTCTTGGAGCTCAGGTAAGTCATTATGACCAGAATACTGATCGTCGAGGACAGTGCCCCATTTCGCCAGTCGCTGAGGGATCTTCTGGCAAACCGGTTCCCCCTGATGGAAGTCGGAGAGGCGGAGAATGGGAAGCAGGCATTCCAGGAGATACATGCCGCCATCCCGGACCTCATATTCATGGATATCAGACTCCCGGGGCAGAGCGGCCTGGAACTCTGCAGGAGGATCAAAAGCGACTACCCGCATATCATCCTTGTCATCCTTACAAGCCACGACCTGCCCGAATACAGGCAGGCTGCCCGGGGATGCGGGGCCAACCACTTTCTTTCAAAGAGCACCTCCTCGGAGGAGGTGGTGAGATTGATCGAATCGATCATCTGCTGAAGGGAGGCCCCGATTTCGGCCCTTAAGACGGCCGTCCGACCCGGATGAGTGAGAGTCTTTCTCCACTCCCTGGAAGAAGGAAATGCCCTTTGGGGTAAGTTGAATACGGCGGACTTCTCCGACATTGCACGGGAAATACTCGGTTCCCCGCACGCGAATACGGGGTTTCCCCCATTTTTCTTATCGTTCTGGAAGGTTAGTCTATGCATGAATTGAAGCAAAACCGATTGTTCGATTCAGAAATGCAGAAGTTGGAGGGTTCCCCTAGGAACAAACCCGGCAGCACCTGGAAGAGGGGATCCCTTACAGGAGGTGATGGTTATGGCTTTCAGTTTCACCACAGGGGAGACACTTGAGCGGGCAACTTCCTTCTGGGAAGATACGGACGACGATCTCTGCCCGGCAGAGGGCGAGACGGATCCAATCGACCAAGAGGAATCCGTCGACCCGGATATGAGCATCGCGGGCATATACTTCAGGGAGATGAACAGGTTTCGCCTGCTCACAAAGGGGAAAGAGATCGAACTGGCCAGGCAGATCAGGCAGGGAGGGGAGAGAATCCGGAAACTCCTTGCGGAATGCTCTGCTGCCCTCGACGGAGATGATCGGCGAGGCAAAGGGGGGGCAGATCCCGCCGGTGCCCAGGTTCAGGCCGAGACAAAGCAAGAGATTGTCACCAGGGCTATGCAAAGACTGGAAAACGGTGGGGGGCGTTCCCCGGACGACCGACAGAGACTCGATGAGATACTGGCAGACTTGAACGACACGGAGAGGAGAGTGAAAGAGGCGAAGGCCGAGATGGTTCAATCGAATCTGAGACTCGTCGTCAAAATCGCCAAGGCCTATGTGAACAAGGGGCTCCCCCTCCTCGATCTCCTGCAGGAAGGAAATCTCGGCCTCATGAAGGCCGTGGAAAAATACGACTACCGCAGGGGATTCAAGTTCAGTACCTACGCTTCCTGGTGGATCAGACAGGCGGTTACCAGGGCTCTGGCCGACAAGAGCAGGACCGTCCGTATCCCGAACCACCTGCTGGAGACAAGGAGAAAGATATTCAAAGCCTCCCACCAGTTGGTCGAGGAACTCGGCAGGACACCCCGATACGATGAGATCGCCACCAGGCTGATGATCCCGGTCAGGGAAGTCCAGAAGGTCATGGAGGTAATTCAGGAACCCCTTTCGCTGGACGCCCCAGTGGGGGACGAGGGCAGCAAGCTGGAAGACACCGTCGGGAACGAGGGGGATCTGACGGTCCATGAAGATCTCATAGAGGATATGGACAAGTCCATGAGAGCCCAAAACCTTCTCTCTTCACTCACCTCCCGAGAGGAGAAGATTCTCCGGTTTCGATTCGGCATAGGCGAGCGCTCAACCTATACGCTGGAACAGATTGGAAACCACTTCGGCATATCGAGGGAGAGGGTGCGGCAGATCGAGCAGAAGGCCATAAGGAAGCTCAAGGGCCAGCCGAGCTGTATGACACTCTCAGATGGTCTCTGTAACCCTGTCGAATAAGACCACCATCCTCCAGTGCTGGTCAGGAGAGAAAGGAACGGATCATGGGTGCAAAGAGGTCCCTGGTGGTGCTGCTGGCAGCAAACCTTCTTCTTCTCCTCGCCTCTCAGAGGGGCGCACTCGGAGCCGAACGGATCGTGAGACTGAAGGTTCCAGGGTGTGTGTGACCCGCCACGACAGCCAGGGTAGGTTCTATCCTGAAAAGTCTGGTCGGGGCGTCACAGGCGTGAAAACAGATTACAGGGACCATACGGCTACCGTGACCTTCGATGATGAAAAGATCACCCTGGAAGAGATGAGAGACGCTCTCCGGAGGGAGAATTATCCAGTGGAAGGAGATCCTGAGTTTTTGAGCCCCTCTCCAAACTCCTAAGATACAGGACGAGAGACTATGATAGGAACCGTGGAAGGTACGAGGTCTATCTCCACCGGCGTTGCACCGAAGGGGTCTCCATCCACCTGGACGGCCACGGGTTCTTCAGACTCTATCCTCACCGACCTTCCCGTAACGTATCTTACTTCCGGTATCCCCGATACGCCACCCCGGAGTGCGGCGAAGTAGTACCTCGTAAGTGCGAATACGGTCCCTTTTGGGAAGACACAGACATCAAAATGGCCGGAATCACAGCGGGCCTGATCCGCAAACGTGAAGATCCCACCGTAGTTCCGGGTATTACTGACCACAGCGAAGGCTCCCTGGAATTGTTCAGCTCCGTCCACCGTAATCCTCAACTCGGGTACGCGGTACCGGACAAGGCTCCTCAAGACAGGAAGGACATATCCCGAGTATCCCAGGCCCCTCTGCCTTGTCCTGCGGACCTCCTGCGTCACCAT
It contains:
- a CDS encoding sigma-70 family RNA polymerase sigma factor — translated: MAFSFTTGETLERATSFWEDTDDDLCPAEGETDPIDQEESVDPDMSIAGIYFREMNRFRLLTKGKEIELARQIRQGGERIRKLLAECSAALDGDDRRGKGGADPAGAQVQAETKQEIVTRAMQRLENGGGRSPDDRQRLDEILADLNDTERRVKEAKAEMVQSNLRLVVKIAKAYVNKGLPLLDLLQEGNLGLMKAVEKYDYRRGFKFSTYASWWIRQAVTRALADKSRTVRIPNHLLETRRKIFKASHQLVEELGRTPRYDEIATRLMIPVREVQKVMEVIQEPLSLDAPVGDEGSKLEDTVGNEGDLTVHEDLIEDMDKSMRAQNLLSSLTSREEKILRFRFGIGERSTYTLEQIGNHFGISRERVRQIEQKAIRKLKGQPSCMTLSDGLCNPVE
- a CDS encoding metallophosphoesterase, whose amino-acid sequence is MLALRFLQFSDLHFESRDYEREWQCPEEKRKILEDEMKQVVEKIVTVAREYEVRAVLVAGDLFDGRTVSLEGVRFLQDCFRSAGDIQIFIVPGDQDCFGVSSLYNPELLKGIGMNPWPENVHIFKEGPSSSILLPGSDDIAITGIPHIGRGLRRERPLAVPIPKDATRLNVLLLHGAFEENGGSKAEATLCFNREEVHSQHFDYIAFGHFHQGEEIRDEEGKVRAASSGCPYGLRTEEFGEKSVIVSEIERGGIRPENIERIRVAPRTVREVKIHCNGLKRADSLRQRIEKGLHREKIEATDLVHIRIEGQGSHQLAWRVYEESIREGYFLARLDTSGLRQKFDLRRYTRGVDTELTTEGLFVRKMKELLDSTENLQQLRAVEKALEWGLEALAGKTIEFNHENQEI
- a CDS encoding GAF domain-containing sensor histidine kinase; amino-acid sequence: MRNRPKEELINRLVRGVEGIWERLLWETSVNEALTDLSKALILPKPIEEISLAILEHAKRITGSQFGYVSFIDPRTGYNVSSTLTRDIWEICRVPDKDVVFKEFKGLWGWVLNHGKSLLTNQPSSDPRSSGTPVGHVPIHRFLSVPALLDGTLVGQIALANPGRDYTERDLAVIERLAALYALAVQRKRSEEILQSANDELEHRVEQRTAQLKGEIRERKLAERALRDSERQLRRLSSELLSAQEKERKRIAAELHDSIGQTLAALKFRMESLVQLASQEVTGHLTDSLTSLISMVQAAIEEVRRIQSDLRPSILDDLGIVATIGWFCRESQRTYPEIRIEQDITVQEDQVPDIVKTVIFRVLQEALNNVTKHSRADAVRLSLRKTRGSLELVVQDNGRGFDVQTTNKGLGLVSMKERIELSGGKFSVRSTRAKGTLIRATWRTAVIS
- a CDS encoding response regulator transcription factor, whose amino-acid sequence is MTRILIVEDSAPFRQSLRDLLANRFPLMEVGEAENGKQAFQEIHAAIPDLIFMDIRLPGQSGLELCRRIKSDYPHIILVILTSHDLPEYRQAARGCGANHFLSKSTSSEEVVRLIESIIC
- a CDS encoding metallophosphoesterase gives rise to the protein MILPLIAFFLLYGSLHLYVFVKVTDALVLGPALSLILAAFMGIMVAAPLLVRISTSRGLSLLARAISHIGYTWMGLAFLFFSFSLLVDLFRLTLHGTGLLLHRDFSPFIHSHRLTFTLPLLVTLAIASYGCLEARNIRNETLTIQSPKIPRESGGMTIVALSDIHLGLLAKRARLERILEQVKRAEPDILVSTGDLLDGQVDDLEGLAEPLGAIHPRYGKFAVTGNHEFYAGLDRAIDFTEKAGFTVLRGEAVTVDGVNIVGFDDPTGEHFGFVRGSSERELLSSLPEDKFTILLKHRPVVDAGALGLFDLQLSGHTHNGQIFPFVLITRLFFPVAAGLVRLAEGSLLYVSRGAGTWGPPIRFLSTPEITVIRLLHRSDERTGCRPEGKKGTC
- a CDS encoding response regulator transcription factor — protein: MSGKPRILIAEDHTILREGLRAMLSSNADFDVVGEAEDGREAVRFVESLAPDLVLLDLSLPRMSGIDAIREIKKRHPETKVIALTVHKTEEYVLEALRAGADGYILKDATLNELLMGIKSVLKGRAYLSPGVSDKVIEGYLAGKKTARIGTPWDTLTRREKEILKLIAEGYRNKEIAGYLYISVKTVEKHRANLMKKLNLHGISELTALAIEKGLVTK
- a CDS encoding diacylglycerol kinase family lipid kinase, whose translation is MSRKVVLIANPVAGKGRPEELFHLFVQAMERRGYRVETHITRTAGEATLCARTVKPEVEALVVAGGDGTLNEVLNGLVDPSRIPIALLPTGTANILAHELGLPTRAEAVAETVQGGRVRRLDMGLIGGRRFLAVVGAGFDAMVTQEVRRTRQRGLGYSGYVLPVLRSLVRYRVPELRITVDGAEQFQGAFAVVSNTRNYGGIFTFADQARCDSGHFDVCVFPKGTVFALTRYYFAALRGGVSGIPEVRYVTGRSVRIESEEPVAVQVDGDPFGATPVEIDLVPSTVPIIVSRPVS
- a CDS encoding DUF4124 domain-containing protein, whose product is MKYSGFVSVFAVSVFLGLSLSAPPGHTEVYKWVDGSGTVWFSDDPAKLPKESYGRAEKQDLSEKAGEDTGAKRAGDFSTEEAVTSPPSETPPVDAAGRAEEKRALLEDISRLEKELSRARMALGRVSLTSRRGFWYIIDAGGNKVRASYKDPGARWSTSTWPGAPPATRTRESDERRRIQRDISEMEKNLGRMRERLSAVSRGL